A window of the Janthinobacterium agaricidamnosum NBRC 102515 = DSM 9628 genome harbors these coding sequences:
- a CDS encoding non-ribosomal peptide synthetase, which yields MRITLPSTYQYRFWLEWSLNPASSAYTTPLVFRLSGNLQQEALRQALDAFVHDYDEGCRSIFKADGEQLLRHVAEKVDVAIEFVDASAEARRGQLAEQATQQWIANKTSEVFALDHAPLFRFSLRRIADQQHILVLAFPHIISDAFSAAYIIQCLALLYNHYAAGGPLPVTERADFSDYLALEAQYLDSPQQRQDIAYWRNALEGRQLGVALPSPGAEQEGGWSSHRFALDAGTLAALKSSTKQNRTTLFLVMSSLYAVTLARVYDLNNFIVTYPVNMRPRGFKGASGCYVNNLPMWVALQRGQTLAEVVAQITAQRGQSKLHQQLSLTEMVAALRGAGALAETTIFNVSISEAFFVQDAPITFDGLGAELLPVSSNERPFDLNLAYQVTDDGIALNIEFNRARMSGEQAAAFAASFELVVAAYLREEASGVYAIEVQPVAQRALLEQYWRGADSTADGLNWVERFIAQAARTPDARALGFGGEWLSYRELDEQSARLAAYLRQRGVAAHALVGLCCVRSIEMVLGIVAILRAGAAYVPLDPEAPPERIRQIVSDGGLSVLLTQADCPPHLAGLGLATYAIGDRGQWCSSEPLEYQPIHPDSLAYVIYTSGSTGTPKGVANTHRALINRLDWHGTLLEPGKAPRVLQKTPYYFDVSVWEFLWPLQNGFELLVAPPAIHKDPQALQTLMLEQNIGVVHFVPSMLSAFLDALDGEGAHDFPHLQLVVCSGEALYAEQADLFYRKLPDCRLYNLYGPTEAAIDVSSWACLPSSTATLACVPIGRPIDNVALYVLDSNFDPCPLGVRGMLYIGGAGLARGYVGRADLTAEHFMPDPYAAHAGARMYRSGDLATLDENGVIHYLGRLDEQIKINGNRIELREVEACLLAFPGVALCAVVPVEIDGRIRQLHAYVETVRDTSGWHPEHLHDHVAACLPDYMRPQHIEVLDSMPMLPTGKIDRGRLRRTSMPDDRQAAPPERAMTTFQSEVASEWAAVLKTTQIVYNDNFFMLGGSSIQVIQMTGRINRRYGLLLSPQALFASPRLNDYCTDVLMAIAMDAKQQHRLESLFQQLAPEEMDALLKIVSPSGVSV from the coding sequence ATGCGTATTACCTTACCTTCCACTTACCAATATCGTTTTTGGCTCGAATGGTCGTTAAATCCAGCGTCTTCGGCTTACACGACGCCGCTGGTCTTCCGTCTTTCCGGCAATTTGCAGCAGGAGGCGCTGCGCCAGGCGCTCGATGCCTTCGTCCACGACTACGATGAAGGATGCCGCTCCATTTTCAAGGCCGACGGCGAGCAGCTGCTGCGCCATGTGGCGGAGAAGGTCGACGTCGCGATTGAGTTTGTCGACGCCAGCGCCGAAGCAAGGCGCGGGCAACTGGCGGAACAAGCTACGCAACAATGGATAGCGAACAAGACTTCGGAAGTATTTGCCCTCGACCACGCACCGCTGTTCCGTTTTTCATTGCGCCGCATCGCCGACCAGCAGCATATTCTGGTATTGGCTTTTCCGCATATTATCTCGGATGCGTTTTCGGCAGCCTACATCATTCAATGCCTGGCGCTGCTGTATAACCACTACGCGGCCGGCGGCCCGCTGCCGGTGACGGAGCGGGCGGATTTCTCCGATTACCTGGCGCTCGAAGCGCAATACCTCGATTCGCCGCAACAGCGGCAGGATATTGCGTATTGGCGCAATGCGCTGGAGGGACGCCAGCTGGGCGTGGCCCTGCCATCGCCCGGCGCCGAGCAGGAAGGAGGCTGGAGCAGCCATCGCTTTGCCCTCGACGCCGGCACGCTGGCGGCGCTGAAAAGCAGTACCAAGCAGAACCGCACCACCTTGTTCCTGGTCATGTCCAGCCTGTATGCGGTGACATTGGCGCGGGTGTACGACCTGAATAACTTCATCGTCACCTATCCGGTCAACATGCGGCCGCGCGGCTTCAAGGGCGCCAGCGGCTGCTACGTGAACAACCTGCCGATGTGGGTTGCGCTGCAGCGCGGACAGACGCTGGCCGAGGTGGTGGCGCAGATTACCGCCCAGCGCGGGCAAAGCAAGCTGCACCAGCAATTGTCGCTGACCGAAATGGTGGCGGCGCTGCGCGGCGCCGGCGCGCTGGCGGAGACGACGATTTTCAATGTCAGCATTTCCGAAGCCTTTTTTGTCCAGGATGCGCCGATTACCTTCGATGGCCTCGGCGCGGAACTGCTGCCGGTCAGCAGTAACGAGCGCCCGTTCGACCTGAACCTGGCCTACCAGGTGACGGATGATGGCATTGCGCTCAATATCGAGTTTAACCGTGCCCGCATGTCGGGTGAGCAGGCGGCGGCTTTCGCCGCCAGCTTCGAACTGGTGGTCGCGGCATATCTGCGCGAAGAAGCGAGCGGCGTGTATGCCATCGAGGTGCAGCCTGTGGCCCAACGGGCGCTGCTGGAGCAGTATTGGCGCGGCGCCGACAGCACCGCCGACGGTTTGAACTGGGTCGAGCGGTTTATCGCACAGGCGGCGCGCACGCCAGACGCCCGGGCGCTGGGCTTTGGCGGCGAATGGCTGAGCTATCGCGAGCTCGATGAGCAGTCGGCACGGCTGGCGGCTTACTTGCGCCAGCGCGGCGTCGCGGCGCATGCGCTGGTCGGACTGTGCTGCGTGCGCTCGATTGAAATGGTGCTGGGCATCGTCGCCATCCTGCGCGCCGGCGCCGCCTACGTGCCGCTGGATCCGGAGGCGCCGCCGGAACGGATCCGGCAGATCGTCAGTGACGGCGGCCTCAGCGTCTTGCTGACCCAGGCGGATTGCCCGCCGCATCTGGCCGGTCTCGGACTGGCGACGTACGCGATCGGCGACCGTGGGCAATGGTGCTCAAGCGAGCCGCTGGAGTACCAGCCGATTCATCCGGATAGCTTGGCCTACGTCATTTATACCTCCGGCTCCACCGGTACGCCCAAGGGCGTGGCGAATACGCATCGGGCCCTGATCAACCGGCTCGACTGGCATGGAACGCTGCTGGAACCGGGCAAGGCGCCGCGGGTGCTGCAAAAAACGCCGTATTACTTCGATGTCTCCGTATGGGAATTCCTGTGGCCGCTGCAAAATGGCTTTGAGCTATTGGTCGCGCCGCCGGCGATCCACAAGGATCCGCAAGCCTTGCAGACTTTAATGCTGGAGCAGAACATCGGCGTGGTGCATTTCGTGCCGTCGATGCTGAGCGCCTTTCTCGATGCGCTCGATGGCGAAGGCGCGCATGATTTTCCGCATTTGCAACTGGTGGTGTGCAGCGGCGAGGCGCTATACGCGGAACAGGCCGACCTGTTTTACCGCAAATTGCCTGACTGCCGGCTGTACAACCTGTACGGCCCTACCGAAGCGGCGATCGATGTCAGCAGCTGGGCTTGCCTGCCCAGCAGTACGGCGACGCTGGCATGCGTGCCGATTGGCCGGCCGATCGACAATGTTGCGCTGTATGTGCTCGATTCCAATTTTGATCCTTGCCCGCTGGGCGTGCGCGGCATGCTGTATATCGGCGGCGCCGGCCTGGCGCGCGGCTATGTCGGCCGTGCCGACCTGACGGCCGAGCATTTCATGCCCGACCCTTACGCGGCGCACGCCGGGGCGCGCATGTACCGCTCCGGCGACCTGGCGACGCTGGACGAAAACGGCGTCATCCATTACCTCGGCAGGCTCGACGAGCAAATCAAAATCAATGGCAACCGGATCGAGTTGCGCGAAGTCGAGGCTTGCCTGCTGGCGTTCCCCGGCGTGGCCTTGTGCGCGGTGGTGCCGGTCGAAATCGATGGACGCATCCGGCAGTTGCATGCCTACGTGGAAACGGTGCGCGATACCTCAGGCTGGCATCCGGAGCACTTGCACGACCACGTCGCCGCCTGCCTGCCCGACTATATGCGGCCGCAGCACATCGAGGTGCTGGACAGCATGCCGATGCTGCCGACAGGAAAAATAGACCGTGGCCGCCTGCGCCGCACCTCGATGCCTGACGACCGCCAGGCTGCGCCGCCGGAGCGCGCCATGACGACGTTCCAGAGCGAGGTCGCCAGCGAATGGGCGGCCGTGCTGAAAACCACGCAGATTGTTTATAACGACAATTTCTTCATGCTCGGCGGCAGTTCGATCCAGGTCATCCAGATGACCGGCAGGATCAACCGCCGTTACGGCCTGCTGCTGTCGCCGCAAGCGCTGTTCGCGTCGCCGCGCCTGAACGATTACTGCACCGACGTGCTGATGGCGATTGCGATGGATGCAAAACAGCAACACCGGCTTGAAAGCTTATTCCAGCAACTGGCTCCGGAAGAGATGGATGCCTTGCTCAAAATTGTGTCACCTTCGGGAGTATCGGTCTGA